The Saprospiraceae bacterium genome includes the window TTAAGGCCCGGGATACCGTCGAAGAGGTAACACTTAGTGCTCCGGCGATATCGTGAATGGTGGTTTTGTTCTTTTTCATGTAATGCAACCGATTGCACAAATGTAAGAAAGCTATTTGGAAAACCAAACACTATATGATAAAATTAACAAAATTTAGATAATAATTATGCTTTACATGTCTTTTAAGATATAAAACTAATAGATGAAGACTTAATTTTTAAGCAACCGATTGCATTTCATAAATTATTTTTTTTGGCGGCCCAACCCAATTTAGTAGGCTAGATGTCTTGTAAATAAAGCCTTTTTGGTACCCAACTGTTTTTTTTTGAGATCCTAAAGAAGGTAGATTGTGCTTATTGGTGAAGAAATGAGCTCCAAATAAAATTTGTTGAATTATGAACCGTACTTCTTTTCTCTCTTTGCTTTTATTTTTCATTATCTTTTCATCTTGTCATAAGGTAGACCTATGTCATCTCCAGGGAGATATTCAAATCGGTCAAATAGAGGAGGTTCTTTCATTGGATTGCACTCTGTTTGGTGCTAACGATCAAATTATAAGGACGGAAGAGGAACTCCTAAACTTATTTGGGGACCTACCCTGCCAAGGAGATCTTCCGAGTATTGATTTTAGTCAGTTTACGCTACTTGGGCAATACGGAGGCGCAAGCGGTTGTCAGCGCTACTTTACTCGGCAACTTTATATTAAGCATGGGGCAAAAAACTACACTTTTACAGTTAAGGTGAGTGAGTGCGGCGGTTGTGAGCCTTTCGCCACTCAGTGGCATTGGGTTTTAGTGCCTACTTTGCCAGAGGATTATACAGTGGAATTTGTATTTCAGATTGTTTGATTTAATAAGGTCCATTCTTCCTGTATTTTTCCCTCTCTTATTGCCAACATTTGTCCAAATTGTAACAGCACAAATTCACTTTGTTTTGGGCGCAGAAATACAAAATCGCCTGGGTTGAGGTCCATTTCGCCTGTGGAATTGACCATAGACTGGTTGGTGCTGGATCCAAACAATTTATTGCCGGAAAGGCCTGGTGGGTAGCAGTAATCTGCCATCCAAAGCCCTCCGTATATAAAGTAGGAGTTGCGATGTTTCCGATCCAATCGATTCAATAATGACTTGAATTTTTCCAGACCGGGGATATTTGTTCCTTCCATTTTTTTCAAAACGGGTGTTGCAATAAAACAGGCGGGATCGTATGCCGCAAGAGATGGAATATCGAAGTTGGTGGGTTTGACTAGGCAGGAACCGGCAGAAATATCGTTTAGGACCGAGTTAGCTGTTTGGTGCATGGAAATCGTCGGGCTTCCAGCGCCATTGAAGCACAAGTTTTCGTGCCACAAATCACTAAAGTCGTCCTTTAAAACCGCTATATACTTTTTGTAGGTTTCGTTTGCTTTTTGGAAAGCCTTTTCTTTTGACATCACCCATTTAGGCAGTTTCACCACATGGGGGTCATATCCCATCAATCCGCTAAGCTGTAACTCATTGGGGTGATTTCTCAGGAGAGTCAGTGCCGACTTTAATTGCGGAATGTCTGCAAAACCGCCCCGTCTGAGGCCGATGTCAATTTCCAGATTGACTCGAATTTTATGCTTGATTTTTTTAGCCAAATCGATGTATTCCTCCATGCGTTCTGTCGTGTCGACCAACCACTGAAGTTGTTTCGAAGGATCAAAGCCATTTTTATTATCAAGGGTCTCATAATAGTAACTGGCGGTGCGGATAGGCATGGGTTTTCCCATTAGGATATCAACGGTAGAATCGCACCACCGGCTAAGGTCACTGAGAAATGGCTGGTGAAACACCATTAAATGTTTGGTGTCAGCATAATCCATAATATATTTTATCAATTCAGGGGAAGGCAGGGACTTTACGACCAACCTAAATTGTGCTCCCTGTTTTAAACTGCGCTGGAGCACCGATATGTTTTTATCCAAACGGTCCAGGTCTATTAGCAAAAAAGGGATAGCTCTTTTGTAATCTTTTAGGCTGCTGCTGAGTGTATCAAAATAGTTTGAACGCATATCCTAAGTTTGAAAGGGAAATAAAAGCGAATTTAGATAGGGGCTTACAAATAAATTTTCGGGATCTTGGTTGGCTTGGTGTTCTAAAAACAAGCCCATTTTGGGGTATCGTTCGTTTAATTCATGTGCTGTTAGGGTATGTAATTTACCCCAATGTGGTCTGCCATCATAGGCTTTAAAGATATCTTCCAGGATTTTGAAATATTCCTTAAAAGGTTTTTTGTAGTACACATGGCAAGCAATATAAGCGCTATCGCGGCCATAGGCGGGGCTCAGGTAGATATCATCGCCTTTTACAAAGCGGTTTTCGATCGGAAAATGAACCTTAAATTGGTGTTTATCAAAACTTTTCTGCACTGCTTTCATTACCTCGGGATAGGCTTCGTAGGGTACACTATATTCCATTTCATTAAACTTAACGGCCCGGATGGTGGCGTAGATATGGTGGCTATAGGCCCTTTTGACATGGTGCCCCAAGGTGCTCGCTGCTATTTCAGAGACCCATTTGTTTTTGGAGGGGAAATAATAAGCCATTTCACAAAGCACTTTAAAGGCCATGTTTTCCAGGATGTACTCTTGTAGGATGCTACCCAGACCAATTTTATCTATTGGCTCCTGGGTAATGCTGGCTGATTTTCGCAAAACGTACTTGGTGTATGGCAACCAAAAACATTCGAAGTTTCGCGTATCGCGGTTGATCGCTTGGTAATTCAGCAAGAGATCATTTAATACCCCTTTTTCATAGACCATTTTTAGTTTGTAGGCGGGGACACATTGCAGGGTGACTTCGGTGATGATGCCTAAAACGCCTAAGGAAACTTGGGCGGCTTTGAACAGGGAGGGCAGTTCCGTTTCCGAACAATTGACTATCTCGCCAAGGCCATTTACAAAACGAATGGCTTTTACTTGGGTGCTGATAGTGCCCAGGGAAATACCCGTACCATGCGTACCTGTACTGATGGTTCCGGCGATGGATTGGGTATCAATGTCGCCCAGGTTTTCCATTCCCAAACCTTGGCTGTACAACAATTCTCCCAGGTGTTTCAACCTGGTTCCACCTTTTACGGTGGCTTGGCAACTTTGTTGATCTACGGCAGTAAGACCTTGGAAATGGTCAAGACTAATGAGCACATCATCGGTAACACATAGTTGAGTAAAAGAATGTCCCGAACCGATAATCCTGATTTTCTTTTTCCTATCCAGGGCATTTTTTACTATTTGTTGAATGGCTGCTTCCGATGTGGGATAAAGTACCTCAGCAGGTGTCCATTTTTCTACACCTGACCAATTTTTCATCAATTTGGATTTACTTACTGGGTCCATCTCCTAATGCTGTTATTTGAAACCGTTCAATGGTGGCTGTTTGATGCTCCTTTATCATTATATCTTCTATTTGTTTAATGAGGTCAGGGTATTCAGCTGCCAGGTCTGTTTGTTCTCGGGGATCCGTCTCCAGGTTGAAAAGTTGAATAGCCATGTTTCCTTTTTTGATATCCATTCGAATGGCTTTCCAGGGCCCCATTCTAACCGCTTGTTGTCCGTCGTATTCGGGGAATTCCCAATACAAATAAGGGTGCTCCTGCTGAGTTTGCCCCAAAAGGGTAGGTAAAAAGCTAATGCCATCGGTTCCAGGCGGTAGTGGCTGATTTGTCAATTCACAAATGGTAGGCATCACATCATAAAAAGCAGAAATGTGATTGCTTTCCGTTCCCGCTTTAATTTTGTCAGGCCAACTGGCAATCATGGGCACTCGAATCCCGCCCTCGTGCACAAAACCTTTGGCCCAACCATATTCCGTTTTGAAAGGTTTGGCACTGTCGAAAAAAGGCGTATCCGCGCCTCCGGTGTAGGTGGGACCATTGTCGCTGGAAAAAACAATTAAGGTGTTTTCGTATTTGCCTAAGGTTTTCAACTTTGCCACCAATTCACCTACTTGTTCATCCAAATAAGAAATCATAGCGGCGTAGGTGGCACGTGGACTGTAGTTAGGGAAATAGCTTTTTCCCGTATATGGTGCTTCTTCTCCTAGCTTTTTTTGATAGTACTCGACCCAACGCTGAGGGGCCTGCAAAGGAACATGTGGAATAGGGGAAGCATAATACAAGAAAAAGGGATTGGCGCCTGCGGTGTCCAGAAAGTTCAGGGCTTCCTTGTGCATCAGTTCCGGTGCATACTCATTGAGTTGAAAATCCGCATAACTAGCAGGGTCGTTAGGGTCTGCTCCCTCAGCGAGGTTGGAATTGGGGCGCACCATTTTGTTATTCAGCAAATGACGCTCTTCATTTCGCCAGAGGTGTAATGGATAAAGCGTATGGGCCTGCCTTTGGCAATTATAGCCATAGAAAAAATCAAAACCTTGTTTATTGGGGACACCTTCTGTGGTAGGGGCACCGAGTCCCCATTTGCCCACAGCGCCAGTGGTGTATCCTGCCGTTTGCAGTACTTCTGCCAGGGTAATTAAACTATCGGGAAGGGGCCGCTGGCCTTCTAGAAAGGGATTATCAAACATGGCTTTAAAATCCCAAACTTCTCCCCGTTCCCGCCATTCATCGTTTCCTCGGACGTAGGCATGGCCGCTGTGTTGGCCAGTCAGGAGAATGCAACGAGCGGGGGCACAGACGGGGGCACCGGAATAATGCTGGGTAAAGCGCATGCCGCTTTGGGCCAGGGCGTCGAGGTTCGGCGTTTCGATCAGGGTTTGACCGTAGACGCCTAGTTCTCCGTAGCCGAGATCATCGGCCAGGATGTAGATAATATTAGGTAATGGCGGTGTGGTGGACTTCGGTTCTTCTTTACAGCCCAGGCTTAGTAAAGCTATGGTAAAAAAGTAGATAGGAAATTTCATTTTAAGATATGATTTTGTTGGCTATTCGAAAAAGAAAATCAATTGTTCTTGTGCGGGAACGTTGACAGGAATGCTAATGCTAAAATCCCTTTCCAGGTTATAGCGCACATCGGTTTTTCCTGCTGATTTCACCACCACCTTATCTGTTAAACCCGTGTAATATAAAGGGACTTTTATTGTCTTTTGAAGAGGCTCGTCTAATGGATTAAATATAACGAGGGCTCCCTTTTCTTTTGCATTTGGATTGACCATGAGCCAGTAATCCAGGTCGCGGCCATCGGCACGCCTCAGGTGAATGAGGTCTCCCTCAAGGACTTCCCGATGTTGTTTAAACCAATCGACCTGGTGCAGGACCATTTGTTTTGTCGCCTCGGTGTCGAATAAGCGGGGACCTCGATAACAAGCCTGAACCCCGGCGCTCAAATTAGAAACCATCATTTTTTCGTAGTGATCCAGGTGTTCGCTAAGGGGTTCTATGGTGGCGGCGGCACCGCCGCCGTGGTACTCGGTCAAGGGGACAAACATCCAGCCCATCGTCGTCATTTTGGTCCAGGTGCCGTCAAAAATATTTTGGCGGGTATGGATGACTTGCTGTTCGCGGGGAAGGCTCCAATTGACTTCCCTGTAGCCCATGGCGCATTTGTTTCCGCCGGTCAGGTAATAGTAGTCTGGAATATTCAGGAAAATGCCCTTGGATCGGCACCATTGGTAAAATGTTGAAATGACCTGGTATTGGTTCCAGCGGGAATCTTCGTAGCCGCGATGGCCGGGGTGGTGCGTGGCTATGCAAACATCACCGGGATAGGAACCGTCATGCTCCAATAAAGTAAAACCTGTTTTTTCATAGAATTGATATAGTTTTTTAAAATAGGCTTCGCCCCATTCGCTCCCAATGCAGGGAGAATTGCCAAAGGTAGGGGTCTCCCCTTCAGGCATCACGACATCTTGTCCATCGCCAATTTTCCGAGAAGCCAATAGGGAATACCCGCCAATCTCTACCCCCTTGCTTTTGGCATAATCGGCATAAGATTTCATTTTAGCCAAGTAGTCGTCACTATCGTCTTCTATATTAAACCCACTCCCAAACGTCAAAATGACCATTTCAAAACCTATCGCTGCACATTGGTCGATGGCTGTTTTCACCTGCTCCCAATCTGCAAAACGGGCATGCATCATCAAGGGATTCTCGGTGGTCCAGGGTGCCAAAAGGCGGTACATTCGGCGTTGTGCTAAGCCTTGTCGCTCCCTTTCGTAGCTATCGTGCGGTAAAACGAAGGTGCGAAAAGAGGTAAAAGTGTCGCCGGGAGCCAGGACCTGGGCGGGCCCCAGTTCAGGGCTGACCTTTAATAGACAAGGCGTTTGACGTAAATAGTTGACCTGGGTGGTGTAGTCTGGGTCGGGCTCCCAATGCACGACGTGGTGGTTGGCGTCTTTGGCATCCATGCTGGCAAAGGCATAGTCCGTTTCTACATGAATATTGGGAGGAGGGACGCCGTATTCGCGAGATTCGACCGCAGAGCCGTACTCTACGGCGGCCAGGATTTCGCTGGTGAAGGAATCAATGCTTAGGTTAGCCTTGCTTTCATTCACGACACTGATCCACTTGGCGATTACCGGGAGGCCATCGTATA containing:
- a CDS encoding alanine racemase: MRSNYFDTLSSSLKDYKRAIPFLLIDLDRLDKNISVLQRSLKQGAQFRLVVKSLPSPELIKYIMDYADTKHLMVFHQPFLSDLSRWCDSTVDILMGKPMPIRTASYYYETLDNKNGFDPSKQLQWLVDTTERMEEYIDLAKKIKHKIRVNLEIDIGLRRGGFADIPQLKSALTLLRNHPNELQLSGLMGYDPHVVKLPKWVMSKEKAFQKANETYKKYIAVLKDDFSDLWHENLCFNGAGSPTISMHQTANSVLNDISAGSCLVKPTNFDIPSLAAYDPACFIATPVLKKMEGTNIPGLEKFKSLLNRLDRKHRNSYFIYGGLWMADYCYPPGLSGNKLFGSSTNQSMVNSTGEMDLNPGDFVFLRPKQSEFVLLQFGQMLAIREGKIQEEWTLLNQTI
- a CDS encoding D-arabinono-1,4-lactone oxidase, giving the protein MKNWSGVEKWTPAEVLYPTSEAAIQQIVKNALDRKKKIRIIGSGHSFTQLCVTDDVLISLDHFQGLTAVDQQSCQATVKGGTRLKHLGELLYSQGLGMENLGDIDTQSIAGTISTGTHGTGISLGTISTQVKAIRFVNGLGEIVNCSETELPSLFKAAQVSLGVLGIITEVTLQCVPAYKLKMVYEKGVLNDLLLNYQAINRDTRNFECFWLPYTKYVLRKSASITQEPIDKIGLGSILQEYILENMAFKVLCEMAYYFPSKNKWVSEIAASTLGHHVKRAYSHHIYATIRAVKFNEMEYSVPYEAYPEVMKAVQKSFDKHQFKVHFPIENRFVKGDDIYLSPAYGRDSAYIACHVYYKKPFKEYFKILEDIFKAYDGRPHWGKLHTLTAHELNERYPKMGLFLEHQANQDPENLFVSPYLNSLLFPFQT
- a CDS encoding arylsulfatase, which produces MKFPIYFFTIALLSLGCKEEPKSTTPPLPNIIYILADDLGYGELGVYGQTLIETPNLDALAQSGMRFTQHYSGAPVCAPARCILLTGQHSGHAYVRGNDEWRERGEVWDFKAMFDNPFLEGQRPLPDSLITLAEVLQTAGYTTGAVGKWGLGAPTTEGVPNKQGFDFFYGYNCQRQAHTLYPLHLWRNEERHLLNNKMVRPNSNLAEGADPNDPASYADFQLNEYAPELMHKEALNFLDTAGANPFFLYYASPIPHVPLQAPQRWVEYYQKKLGEEAPYTGKSYFPNYSPRATYAAMISYLDEQVGELVAKLKTLGKYENTLIVFSSDNGPTYTGGADTPFFDSAKPFKTEYGWAKGFVHEGGIRVPMIASWPDKIKAGTESNHISAFYDVMPTICELTNQPLPPGTDGISFLPTLLGQTQQEHPYLYWEFPEYDGQQAVRMGPWKAIRMDIKKGNMAIQLFNLETDPREQTDLAAEYPDLIKQIEDIMIKEHQTATIERFQITALGDGPSK
- a CDS encoding alpha-galactosidase; amino-acid sequence: MKTNFKMNQYAIKCLLGLIGLFLWAPCFSQKEGYKNLGTEPDWAAQELPDWLLDPSPFKAGVFRGQHPDEITLSNGLIRRTFRLSPNAATIGFENLINGQTILRGVKPEAEISLNGQHYQVGGLLGQTNLAFLKEDWIAALSKDTAALSLENISIGPTEAPFEWKAVRHHAKGATWPPKGVHLSMDYSLPMAGKLTVHYELYDGLPVIAKWISVVNESKANLSIDSFTSEILAAVEYGSAVESREYGVPPPNIHVETDYAFASMDAKDANHHVVHWEPDPDYTTQVNYLRQTPCLLKVSPELGPAQVLAPGDTFTSFRTFVLPHDSYERERQGLAQRRMYRLLAPWTTENPLMMHARFADWEQVKTAIDQCAAIGFEMVILTFGSGFNIEDDSDDYLAKMKSYADYAKSKGVEIGGYSLLASRKIGDGQDVVMPEGETPTFGNSPCIGSEWGEAYFKKLYQFYEKTGFTLLEHDGSYPGDVCIATHHPGHRGYEDSRWNQYQVISTFYQWCRSKGIFLNIPDYYYLTGGNKCAMGYREVNWSLPREQQVIHTRQNIFDGTWTKMTTMGWMFVPLTEYHGGGAAATIEPLSEHLDHYEKMMVSNLSAGVQACYRGPRLFDTEATKQMVLHQVDWFKQHREVLEGDLIHLRRADGRDLDYWLMVNPNAKEKGALVIFNPLDEPLQKTIKVPLYYTGLTDKVVVKSAGKTDVRYNLERDFSISIPVNVPAQEQLIFFFE